Proteins from a single region of Bradyrhizobium diazoefficiens:
- a CDS encoding cation diffusion facilitator family transporter, whose product MASHDHHGHHQHDHGDHGHDHGHGYSHGHGHGHVHAPANFGKAFAIGIALNTVLVVAEAVYGYLGNSTALLADAGHNLSDVLGLVVAWGASIAAQRAPSGRFTYGFRASTILAALANAVFLLVATGAIGWEAILRLREPEPVAGVTVMVVAGIGILINGFTAMLFASGRKDDINIEGAYLHMAADAAVSLGVVVSAALIIWTGWLWLDPITSLVICASILWGTTSLLRGSIDMSMAAAPKGTDLVAIRTFLLARPGVSAIHDLHVWPISTTETALTCHLVMPAGSADAFLMETAQMLKTSFHIGHTTLQVETHPDNGCALAPDDVV is encoded by the coding sequence TTGGCCAGCCACGACCATCACGGTCATCACCAACATGACCACGGCGATCACGGGCATGATCATGGTCACGGCTATTCTCATGGCCATGGCCATGGTCATGTCCATGCACCCGCCAATTTCGGCAAGGCATTCGCGATCGGCATCGCGCTCAACACCGTGCTGGTCGTGGCCGAGGCGGTCTATGGCTATCTCGGCAATTCCACTGCCCTGCTTGCCGACGCCGGCCATAATCTTTCCGACGTGCTCGGCCTGGTCGTGGCCTGGGGCGCCTCGATCGCGGCGCAGCGCGCGCCGAGCGGCCGCTTCACCTATGGCTTTCGTGCCTCCACCATTCTGGCGGCGCTCGCGAACGCGGTCTTCCTGCTGGTCGCAACCGGCGCAATCGGCTGGGAGGCGATCCTGCGGCTACGCGAGCCGGAGCCGGTGGCGGGCGTGACCGTGATGGTGGTGGCCGGCATCGGCATCCTCATCAACGGCTTTACCGCCATGCTGTTCGCGAGCGGCCGCAAGGACGACATCAACATCGAAGGCGCTTACTTGCATATGGCCGCCGATGCCGCGGTCTCGCTCGGCGTCGTCGTTTCGGCCGCGCTGATCATCTGGACCGGCTGGCTCTGGCTCGATCCCATCACCAGCCTCGTCATCTGCGCGAGCATCCTTTGGGGCACGACCAGCCTGCTTCGCGGCTCCATCGACATGTCGATGGCGGCAGCGCCCAAGGGCACCGACCTTGTCGCAATCAGGACCTTTCTGCTCGCGCGCCCCGGAGTCTCCGCCATTCACGACCTTCACGTCTGGCCGATTTCCACAACCGAGACCGCGCTGACCTGCCATCTCGTGATGCCCGCCGGCAGCGCCGACGCGTTCCTGATGGAGACCGCGCAGATGCTGAAGACATCGTTCCACATCGGCCACACCACCCTCCAGGTCGAGACGCATCCCGACAATGGCTGCGCGCTGGCGCCGGATGATGTGGTGTGA
- the lon gene encoding endopeptidase La has translation MTNPKPRPTIVHGETHAYPVLPLRDIVVFPHMIVPLFVGREKSIRALEEVMKNDALIMLATQKNASDDDPAPGAIYETGTLASVLQLLKLPDGTVKVLVEGLERARVEKYSDRADYYEATAIALADTDAKSVEAEALSRSVVSDFESYVKLNKKISAEVVGVVQAITDFAKLADTVASHLAVKIADRQGILETLSVTQRLEKVLGLMESEISVLQVEKRIRSRVKRQMEKTQREYYLNEQMKAIQKELGDDDGRDELADLEEKISKTKLSKEARDKAQHELKKLRQMSPMSAEATVVRNYLDWLLSIPWNKKSKVKKDLEAAQAILDSDHYGLEKVKERIVEYLAVQSRANKLTGPILCLVGPPGVGKTSLGKSIAKATGREFVRVSLGGVRDEAEIRGHRRTYIGSMPGKIIQSMRKAKSSNPLFLLDEIDKMGADFRGDPSSALLEVLDPEQNATFNDHYLEVDYDLSNVMFITTANTLNIPGPLMDRMEIIRIAGYTENEKVEIARKHLIPNAVAKHGLDSKEFSIDDEALLLLIRRYTREAGVRNLERELSTLARKAVKELMISKKKSVKVTEKTLEELLGVPKFRYGEIESEPQVGIVTGLAWTDVGGELLTIEGVMMPGKGKMTVTGNLRDVMKESISAAASYVRSRAIVYGIEPPLFDRRDIHVHVPEGATPKDGPSAGVAMATAIISVMTGIPVRHDVAMTGEITLRGRVLPIGGLKEKLLAAARGGIKTVLIPEDNAKDLTEISDAIKGGMEIIPVSRLDDVVAKALVKKPVPIVWEEDTKVTVKPDGDEAAGGLTAH, from the coding sequence ATGACTAATCCAAAACCCCGGCCAACCATCGTCCATGGCGAAACGCACGCTTATCCCGTGTTGCCGCTGCGCGATATCGTCGTCTTCCCGCACATGATCGTTCCGCTCTTCGTCGGCCGCGAGAAGTCGATCCGCGCGCTCGAAGAGGTGATGAAGAACGACGCGCTGATCATGCTCGCGACGCAGAAGAACGCGTCTGATGATGATCCGGCGCCCGGTGCCATTTACGAGACCGGTACGCTTGCCAGCGTGCTGCAGCTCCTGAAGCTTCCCGACGGCACCGTCAAGGTGCTGGTCGAAGGGCTCGAGCGTGCGCGCGTGGAGAAGTACTCTGATCGCGCCGACTATTATGAAGCCACCGCAATTGCGCTCGCCGACACCGATGCGAAATCGGTCGAGGCCGAAGCGCTGTCGCGCTCGGTCGTGTCCGACTTCGAGAGCTATGTGAAGCTCAACAAGAAGATCTCGGCCGAGGTCGTCGGCGTCGTGCAGGCGATCACCGATTTCGCCAAGCTCGCCGACACGGTTGCATCCCATCTCGCCGTCAAGATCGCGGATCGGCAAGGAATCCTGGAGACGCTCTCGGTCACGCAGCGCCTGGAGAAGGTGCTGGGCCTGATGGAGAGCGAGATCTCGGTGCTGCAGGTCGAGAAGCGCATCCGTTCGCGCGTCAAGCGCCAGATGGAGAAGACCCAGCGCGAGTATTATCTCAACGAGCAGATGAAGGCGATCCAGAAGGAACTCGGCGACGACGACGGTCGCGACGAGCTCGCCGATCTCGAGGAGAAGATCTCCAAGACCAAGCTCTCCAAGGAAGCGCGCGACAAGGCGCAGCATGAATTGAAGAAGCTGCGCCAGATGTCGCCGATGTCCGCGGAAGCGACCGTCGTGCGCAACTATCTGGATTGGCTGCTGTCGATTCCGTGGAACAAGAAGTCCAAGGTGAAGAAGGATCTGGAAGCGGCGCAAGCCATCCTGGACTCCGATCACTACGGGCTCGAGAAGGTCAAGGAACGCATCGTCGAGTATCTCGCGGTGCAGTCGCGCGCCAACAAGCTGACGGGCCCGATCCTGTGCCTCGTCGGTCCCCCCGGCGTCGGCAAGACCTCGCTCGGCAAGTCGATCGCGAAGGCGACAGGGCGCGAATTCGTGCGTGTCTCGCTCGGCGGCGTGCGCGACGAGGCCGAGATCCGCGGTCACCGCCGCACCTATATCGGCTCGATGCCCGGCAAGATCATCCAGTCGATGCGCAAGGCGAAGTCGTCCAATCCGCTGTTCCTGCTGGACGAGATCGACAAGATGGGCGCCGATTTCCGCGGCGATCCGTCATCGGCGCTGCTTGAGGTCTTGGACCCCGAGCAGAATGCGACCTTCAACGACCACTACCTCGAGGTCGACTACGATCTCTCCAACGTGATGTTCATCACGACCGCGAATACGCTCAATATTCCCGGACCGCTGATGGACCGCATGGAGATCATCCGGATCGCGGGCTACACCGAGAACGAGAAGGTCGAGATCGCGCGCAAGCATCTGATCCCGAACGCGGTGGCCAAGCATGGCCTGGACTCCAAGGAGTTCTCGATCGACGACGAGGCGCTGCTGCTTCTGATCCGCCGCTACACCCGCGAAGCGGGCGTGCGTAATTTGGAGCGTGAGCTCTCCACACTCGCGCGCAAGGCGGTGAAGGAGCTGATGATCTCCAAGAAGAAGTCGGTCAAGGTCACCGAGAAGACGCTGGAAGAGCTTCTGGGCGTGCCGAAGTTCCGCTACGGCGAGATCGAGAGCGAGCCGCAGGTCGGCATCGTTACGGGCCTTGCCTGGACCGATGTCGGCGGCGAGCTGCTGACAATCGAAGGCGTCATGATGCCCGGCAAGGGCAAGATGACGGTCACCGGAAACTTGCGCGACGTGATGAAGGAATCGATCTCCGCGGCGGCGTCCTACGTCCGCTCGCGCGCGATCGTGTATGGCATCGAGCCGCCGTTGTTCGACCGGCGCGACATCCACGTGCACGTGCCGGAAGGTGCGACGCCGAAGGACGGTCCGTCGGCGGGCGTGGCGATGGCCACCGCGATCATCTCGGTCATGACCGGCATCCCGGTCCGCCACGATGTTGCGATGACCGGCGAGATCACGCTGCGCGGCCGCGTGCTGCCGATCGGGGGCCTGAAGGAGAAGCTGCTGGCTGCCGCTCGCGGCGGCATCAAGACGGTGCTGATCCCCGAGGACAACGCCAAGGATCTCACGGAGATTTCCGATGCGATCAAGGGCGGCATGGAGATCATCCCAGTCTCCCGTCTGGACGACGTCGTTGCCAAGGCGCTGGTGAAGAAGCCCGTGCCGATCGTCTGGGAAGAGGACACGAAGGTGACGGTGAAGCCGGACGGCGACGAAGCCGCCGGCGGCCTGACCGCTCACTGA
- a CDS encoding CusA/CzcA family heavy metal efflux RND transporter encodes MIERLIAVSLQQRWLVLLLALGTIAFGAWNFQRLPIDAVPDITNVQVQINTRAPGYSPLETEQRITFPVETAMGGLPKLDYTRSLSRYGLSQVTVVFKDGTDIYFARQLVGERIQQVKDQLPAGVEVAMGPVSTGLGEIFMYTVEAKAGAKTQGGHDYSLTDLRTVQDWIIKPQLRNVPGVVEINTIGGFERQFHVLPDPGKLMAYRLGFRDVMTALATNNANVGAGYIERNGEQYLVRSPGQVGNISEIQDIVIGSRGGNPVRIKDVATVTEGGDLRTGAATRDGEETVLGTAMLLVGENSRAVATSVAARLVDIAKSLPEGVVTRTVYDRTHLVEATIRTVENNLMEGAALVVAVLFLILGNIRAALVVACVIPLSMAITVTGMVETKVSANLMSLGAIDFGIIVDGAVIVVENCLRMLAEGQREKGGLLTTSERLRTILRGSSEVIKPSLFGTLIIAVVYLPVLTLTGVEGKMFTPMALTVLMALGAAALFSITFIPAAVAIFVTGKVSEHENLFMRMAKHAYLPLLRLAIDNRGVIAMLAAVVVIASGIAAARMGGEFIPSLDEGDVALASIRIPGTSLTQSLDLQKTLEKRITQIPEVKEFFTRLGTAEVATDPMSPAQTDGYVMLKPRAEWPNPGKPKSEVIEAIDKAADDIPGSAYEISQPVQFRVNELISGVRSDVGIKVFGDDLDILQGAAKQVEAAIRGIRGASDVKIEQVSGLPILTVRLDRQALARYGLSIGEVQGIVEIAVGGKSAGKLFEGDRRFDIVVRLPERLRGNLEAIRAIPIPLPPNEDASAPIRTALPASPLAQMRYVPLSSVATVDATPGPNQISRENGKRRIVVTANVRARDLRSFVAEAQAAVAEKVKLPPGYWIGWGGQFEQLVSASKRLTIVVPVALALVFLLLFMSMGSAADAALVFSGVPLALTGGLAALLLRGIPLSISAGVGFIALSGVAVLNGLVIIAFIERLRSEGRPIAEAVRVGALTRLRPVLMTALVASLGFVPMALATGAGAEVQRPLATVVIGGIISSTVLTLLVLPALYVLFRRDGAGETPTMAPDLAVCGER; translated from the coding sequence AGCGCATTACCTTCCCCGTCGAAACTGCGATGGGGGGCTTGCCCAAGCTCGACTACACCCGCTCCTTGTCGCGTTACGGCCTCAGCCAGGTGACGGTCGTGTTCAAGGACGGCACCGACATCTATTTTGCCCGCCAGCTCGTGGGCGAGCGCATCCAGCAGGTGAAGGACCAGCTTCCGGCCGGCGTCGAGGTCGCGATGGGACCGGTCTCGACCGGGCTCGGCGAAATCTTCATGTACACGGTCGAGGCCAAGGCCGGCGCGAAGACGCAAGGGGGTCACGACTATTCGCTGACGGATCTGCGCACCGTGCAGGACTGGATCATCAAGCCGCAGTTGCGCAACGTGCCCGGCGTGGTCGAGATCAACACCATCGGCGGCTTTGAGCGGCAGTTCCACGTGCTGCCTGACCCCGGCAAGCTGATGGCTTACCGGCTCGGCTTCCGCGACGTCATGACGGCGCTCGCCACCAACAACGCCAATGTCGGCGCCGGCTATATCGAGCGCAACGGCGAGCAATATCTGGTGCGCTCGCCGGGCCAGGTCGGGAATATCAGCGAAATCCAGGACATCGTCATCGGCTCGCGCGGCGGCAATCCCGTCAGGATCAAGGATGTCGCGACCGTCACGGAAGGCGGCGACCTGCGCACGGGCGCCGCAACGCGCGACGGCGAAGAAACCGTGCTCGGCACCGCCATGCTGCTGGTCGGCGAGAACAGCCGCGCGGTGGCGACCAGCGTCGCGGCCCGGCTCGTGGACATCGCCAAATCGCTGCCCGAGGGCGTGGTCACGCGGACCGTCTACGACCGGACCCATCTGGTCGAAGCCACCATCCGCACCGTTGAGAACAACCTCATGGAAGGCGCGGCCCTCGTGGTGGCCGTGCTGTTCCTGATCCTCGGCAACATCCGGGCTGCGCTCGTGGTGGCCTGTGTCATTCCGCTGTCCATGGCCATAACGGTCACCGGCATGGTCGAGACCAAAGTCAGCGCGAATTTGATGAGCCTGGGCGCGATCGATTTCGGCATCATCGTCGACGGCGCCGTGATCGTCGTCGAGAACTGCCTACGGATGCTCGCCGAAGGCCAGCGCGAGAAAGGCGGGCTGCTCACCACCTCCGAACGGCTGCGGACGATCCTGCGCGGCTCGAGCGAAGTCATCAAGCCGAGCCTGTTCGGAACGCTGATCATCGCCGTGGTCTATCTGCCCGTGCTGACGCTGACGGGCGTCGAAGGCAAGATGTTCACGCCGATGGCGCTGACCGTGCTGATGGCACTAGGCGCGGCCGCGCTGTTCTCCATCACCTTCATCCCAGCGGCAGTGGCGATCTTCGTCACCGGCAAAGTGTCCGAGCACGAAAACCTGTTCATGCGGATGGCGAAGCATGCCTATCTCCCACTGCTCCGCCTTGCCATCGACAACCGTGGCGTGATTGCCATGTTGGCCGCCGTTGTCGTTATCGCCAGCGGCATCGCCGCGGCGCGCATGGGGGGCGAGTTCATTCCAAGCCTGGATGAAGGCGATGTCGCGCTGGCCTCGATCCGGATTCCCGGTACCAGCCTCACCCAGTCGCTGGACCTCCAGAAGACGCTGGAAAAGCGCATCACGCAAATTCCGGAGGTGAAGGAGTTCTTCACCCGCCTCGGCACCGCGGAGGTCGCCACCGACCCGATGTCGCCGGCACAGACCGACGGCTATGTCATGCTGAAGCCGCGCGCCGAATGGCCGAACCCGGGCAAGCCGAAATCGGAAGTGATCGAGGCGATCGACAAGGCTGCCGACGACATTCCGGGAAGCGCTTATGAAATCTCCCAACCGGTCCAGTTCCGCGTCAATGAGTTGATCTCCGGCGTGCGCAGCGATGTCGGCATCAAGGTCTTCGGCGACGATCTCGACATCCTGCAAGGCGCGGCGAAACAGGTCGAGGCCGCGATCCGCGGCATCCGCGGCGCCAGCGACGTCAAGATCGAGCAGGTCTCGGGCCTGCCGATCCTCACCGTCCGGCTCGACCGCCAGGCGCTTGCCCGCTACGGTCTCAGCATCGGTGAAGTGCAGGGCATCGTCGAGATCGCGGTGGGCGGCAAGTCCGCCGGGAAACTGTTCGAAGGCGACCGCCGCTTCGATATTGTCGTGCGCCTGCCCGAACGTCTGCGCGGCAATCTCGAGGCCATCCGCGCGATTCCGATCCCGCTGCCGCCGAACGAGGACGCGAGCGCGCCGATCCGGACCGCATTACCCGCCTCTCCCCTTGCCCAGATGCGCTATGTGCCGCTGTCGTCAGTCGCCACCGTCGATGCGACGCCCGGCCCTAACCAGATCAGCCGCGAAAACGGCAAGCGCCGCATCGTCGTGACCGCGAACGTCCGCGCCCGCGACCTGCGCTCCTTCGTCGCCGAGGCGCAAGCCGCCGTCGCCGAGAAGGTGAAGCTGCCACCGGGCTACTGGATCGGCTGGGGCGGCCAGTTCGAGCAGTTGGTCTCCGCCAGCAAACGGCTGACGATCGTCGTGCCGGTGGCGCTGGCGCTGGTGTTCCTGCTGCTGTTCATGAGCATGGGGTCGGCGGCAGATGCAGCGCTGGTGTTCTCCGGCGTGCCGCTGGCGCTGACCGGCGGCCTCGCGGCGCTCTTGCTGCGCGGTATCCCGCTGTCGATCAGCGCCGGGGTCGGCTTCATCGCGCTGTCGGGCGTCGCCGTGCTCAACGGCCTCGTCATCATCGCCTTCATCGAGCGGCTGCGCAGCGAGGGTCGGCCCATCGCGGAGGCCGTGCGCGTGGGCGCGCTGACGCGGCTGCGGCCGGTGCTGATGACCGCGCTGGTCGCCTCCCTCGGCTTCGTGCCGATGGCGCTCGCCACCGGCGCCGGCGCCGAGGTGCAACGGCCGCTCGCAACCGTCGTGATCGGCGGCATCATCTCGTCGACCGTGCTGACGCTGCTGGTGCTGCCGGCGCTTTATGTGCTGTTCCGGCGTGACGGCGCGGGCGAAACACCTACAATGGCACCTGATTTGGCGGTTTGCGGGGAGCGCTAG
- a CDS encoding methyltransferase domain-containing protein: MDQPSGHEQNADQIAYWNGPSGQRWADRHKVQETLLGPIAEVLIDRAKPKPGERVIDVGCGSGATTVAFAKAVAPDGFALGLDISDPMLSQARAMAPKGLPLDFVLADATVHPFEPARFDLLASRFGVMFFADPVASFANLRRALKPSGRLAFICWREPKENPWMMAPLMAVYKHVPKMPPVGPEEPGPFAFASEERVMRILKGAGFVDVAMEPQNLPMDIAIGGGLDAAVDGSLQIGPASRALQGHPPETYEAAKASIRETLAPFLKGQSVTLQGAIWIVTAKAG, translated from the coding sequence ATGGATCAGCCAAGCGGACACGAGCAAAACGCCGACCAGATCGCCTATTGGAACGGCCCGAGCGGGCAGCGCTGGGCCGATCGCCATAAAGTGCAGGAGACGCTGCTCGGGCCGATCGCGGAGGTGCTGATCGACCGGGCCAAGCCGAAGCCGGGCGAGCGCGTCATCGACGTCGGTTGCGGCTCGGGTGCGACGACGGTCGCTTTCGCGAAAGCGGTGGCGCCTGATGGCTTTGCGCTCGGCCTCGACATCTCCGATCCGATGCTGTCGCAGGCGCGCGCGATGGCGCCAAAGGGATTACCGCTCGACTTTGTGCTGGCGGATGCGACGGTGCATCCGTTCGAACCGGCGAGGTTTGATCTGCTCGCCTCGCGCTTCGGCGTGATGTTCTTCGCCGATCCCGTCGCATCGTTCGCCAATTTGCGCCGTGCGCTGAAGCCGTCGGGGCGGCTGGCCTTCATCTGCTGGCGCGAGCCGAAGGAAAATCCCTGGATGATGGCGCCGCTGATGGCGGTCTACAAACACGTGCCGAAGATGCCGCCGGTCGGGCCGGAGGAGCCGGGCCCGTTCGCCTTCGCCTCGGAAGAGCGCGTGATGCGCATCCTCAAAGGTGCAGGCTTCGTCGACGTGGCGATGGAGCCGCAAAATTTGCCGATGGACATTGCAATCGGCGGCGGTCTCGACGCCGCCGTCGACGGCTCGCTCCAGATCGGCCCCGCCAGCCGCGCGCTGCAGGGCCATCCGCCCGAGACGTATGAGGCCGCCAAAGCCTCGATCCGCGAGACGCTCGCACCGTTCCTGAAGGGGCAAAGCGTGACGCTGCAGGGCGCGATCTGGATCGTGACGGCGAAGGCGGGATAA
- a CDS encoding GFA family protein, with amino-acid sequence MQVDGQCHCGKITFEAEIDAEAVSVCHCTDCQTLTGSPFRVTAVCSGADVRLTGGTPKVYGKRGDNGGMRLQHFCGDCGSPLFTSGEGDQADDWGIRWGSIRQRDQLRPVKQIWCQSAAVWIDAVPLLPGRPGD; translated from the coding sequence ATGCAGGTCGACGGACAATGCCATTGCGGCAAGATCACCTTCGAGGCCGAGATCGACGCCGAGGCGGTCTCGGTCTGTCACTGCACCGATTGCCAGACCCTGACCGGTTCGCCGTTCCGGGTGACCGCAGTCTGTTCCGGGGCCGATGTCCGCCTGACCGGCGGTACGCCAAAGGTCTACGGCAAGCGCGGTGACAACGGCGGGATGCGCCTGCAGCATTTCTGCGGCGATTGCGGTTCCCCGCTGTTCACCAGCGGCGAGGGCGACCAGGCCGACGATTGGGGCATCCGCTGGGGCAGCATCCGCCAGCGCGACCAATTGCGCCCGGTCAAGCAGATCTGGTGCCAATCTGCCGCGGTATGGATCGACGCGGTGCCGCTGCTGCCGGGGAGGCCAGGGGATTGA